In Streptomyces chartreusis NRRL 3882, the following are encoded in one genomic region:
- a CDS encoding acyltransferase gives MPKRKNTFSSWRRGLAQRAVHAGWAWVQRTGSVTAEHPGRYRFGAMGTGTRLAFPLGTVFGEPWIHVGAHCIVGEQVTLTAGLMPDLDLGPDPILRIGDGVVLGRGSHVIADTTVTIGSDCYFGPYVYVTSTNHSYDDPHEPIGKQWPRMEPVEIGPGCWIGTGAVILPGARIGRNVVVAAGAVVRGAVPDHAVVAGAPARVVRRWTPADGWQPPLRTPPPVPIPEGVTPEQLRALSGLDEETAARLAELDEEAAAGLAELKPES, from the coding sequence GTGCCGAAGCGCAAGAACACGTTCTCATCCTGGCGGCGCGGCCTCGCGCAGCGCGCCGTCCACGCGGGCTGGGCCTGGGTGCAGCGCACGGGCTCCGTGACCGCCGAACACCCCGGGCGCTACCGATTCGGCGCGATGGGAACAGGTACCAGACTCGCCTTTCCGCTCGGCACGGTCTTCGGCGAACCCTGGATCCACGTGGGCGCCCACTGCATCGTCGGCGAGCAGGTCACCCTCACCGCGGGCCTGATGCCCGACCTCGACCTCGGTCCGGACCCGATCCTGCGCATCGGCGACGGTGTCGTCCTGGGCCGGGGCAGTCACGTCATCGCGGACACGACGGTCACCATCGGCAGCGACTGCTACTTCGGCCCGTACGTCTACGTCACGTCCACGAACCACTCCTACGACGACCCGCACGAGCCGATCGGCAAGCAGTGGCCGCGGATGGAGCCGGTGGAGATCGGGCCCGGCTGCTGGATCGGCACGGGCGCGGTGATCCTGCCCGGTGCCCGGATCGGGCGGAACGTGGTGGTGGCCGCGGGCGCGGTGGTCCGGGGGGCGGTGCCCGACCACGCCGTGGTGGCGGGCGCGCCGGCGCGCGTCGTACGGCGCTGGACACCGGCCGACGGCTGGCAGCCGCCGCTGCGCACCCCGCCGCCGGTGCCGATACCGGAGGGTGTCACGCCCGAGCAGCTGCGCGCCCTGTCGGGCCTGGACGAGGAGACGGCGGCCCGGCTCGCCGAGCTGGACGAGGAGGCCGCGGCCGGACTGGCCGAGCTGAAGCCGGAATCCTGA
- a CDS encoding XRE family transcriptional regulator gives MSDLDLLTQSLARSVKHWRAVRGFTLDVLAARAGVSRGMLIQIEQARTNPSLGTVVKIGDALGVSITTLLDYEQGPRVRIVPPEQAVRLWHTEAGSYNRLLAGTEAPGPLEMWDWRLMPGESSASDPHPAGTIELLHVTAGELTLTVDGVDHRVPAGASVSFEANLPHTYGNTGEVPMEMMMAVSVPPVT, from the coding sequence GTGTCGGACCTCGACCTGCTGACCCAGTCCCTGGCGCGCAGCGTCAAGCACTGGCGCGCGGTGCGCGGCTTCACCCTGGACGTGCTCGCCGCCCGGGCGGGCGTCAGCCGCGGCATGCTCATCCAGATCGAGCAGGCCCGCACCAACCCCAGCCTCGGCACCGTCGTCAAGATCGGCGACGCGCTCGGCGTCAGCATCACCACCCTCCTCGACTACGAGCAGGGCCCGAGGGTCCGCATCGTCCCCCCGGAGCAGGCCGTACGGCTGTGGCACACCGAGGCCGGCAGCTACAACCGGCTGCTCGCCGGGACCGAGGCGCCCGGCCCGCTGGAGATGTGGGACTGGCGGCTCATGCCCGGCGAGAGCAGCGCGTCCGACCCGCACCCCGCCGGCACCATCGAGCTGCTCCACGTCACGGCCGGGGAGCTGACGCTCACTGTCGACGGTGTCGACCACCGCGTGCCCGCGGGCGCGAGCGTGTCCTTCGAGGCCAACCTCCCGCACACGTACGGCAACACCGGCGAGGTGCCGATGGAGATGATGATGGCCGTCTCGGTGCCGCCCGTGACCTGA
- a CDS encoding YbaK/EbsC family protein, which produces MRAPIGHFDDARPAPACLDELTDPVADAVRHWNGSVPAEQILYVDTDPQWADTDTFVEHYGRDLLQWSANCVVVAGKRGGETTLAASVVPSTGRVDVNGVVRRQLGARKASFAAMDTATGETGMEYGGITPLGLPGGWPVLVDAAVVELPYALVGSGRRRGKLLVPGKAFAELPGAVVLEGLGVA; this is translated from the coding sequence ATGCGCGCACCCATCGGACACTTCGACGACGCCCGTCCGGCCCCAGCCTGCCTCGACGAGCTCACCGACCCGGTCGCCGACGCCGTACGCCACTGGAACGGCAGCGTCCCGGCCGAGCAGATCCTCTACGTCGACACCGACCCGCAGTGGGCCGACACCGACACCTTCGTGGAGCACTACGGCCGTGACCTGCTGCAGTGGTCCGCCAACTGCGTGGTGGTCGCCGGCAAGCGCGGTGGTGAGACCACGCTCGCCGCGAGCGTCGTGCCGTCCACCGGCCGCGTCGACGTCAACGGCGTCGTACGCCGCCAACTCGGCGCGCGCAAGGCCTCGTTCGCCGCGATGGACACGGCGACCGGGGAGACCGGCATGGAGTACGGCGGCATCACCCCGCTCGGACTGCCGGGCGGCTGGCCCGTGCTGGTGGACGCGGCCGTCGTCGAGCTGCCGTACGCGCTGGTCGGCAGTGGCCGGCGGCGCGGCAAGCTGCTGGTGCCGGGCAAGGCGTTCGCGGAACTGCCGGGCGCGGTGGTGCTGGAGGGGCTCGGGGTCGCCTGA
- a CDS encoding cation diffusion facilitator family transporter, with amino-acid sequence MSDRHEHSHPHGHGHRHGLLHRMAHLLTPHSHETADKVDSALESSARGMRALWVSLAVLGVTALAQAVVVAASGSVALLGDTVHNAADALTAVPLGIAFVLGRRAATRRFTYGYGRAEDLAGLVIVLTIAASAAFAGWTAIDRLLDPRPVQHVPAVAVAALVGFAGNEWVARYRIRVGRAIGSAALVADGLHARTDGFTSLAVLLGAGGSALGWQLADPIVGLAITAAIALVLRDAAREVFRRVMDAVDPALVDRAERALTEVAGVRGVGELRLRWIGHRLRAEVAVVVDGDVTVRQAHRIAVDAEHALLHAVPRLTAALVHADPEPAPGETDPHLPLAHHAVA; translated from the coding sequence GTGAGCGACCGGCACGAGCACTCCCACCCGCACGGCCACGGACACCGGCACGGCCTGCTCCACCGGATGGCCCACCTCCTCACCCCGCACTCCCACGAGACGGCCGACAAGGTCGACTCCGCCCTGGAGTCGTCGGCCCGCGGGATGCGGGCCCTCTGGGTCTCGCTCGCGGTGCTCGGCGTGACGGCCCTGGCGCAGGCGGTGGTGGTGGCCGCCTCCGGCTCGGTGGCGCTCCTCGGGGACACGGTCCACAACGCGGCGGACGCGCTGACCGCCGTACCACTCGGGATCGCCTTCGTCCTCGGCCGGCGCGCGGCCACGCGCCGCTTCACCTACGGCTATGGACGGGCCGAGGACCTGGCGGGCCTGGTGATCGTGCTGACGATCGCCGCGTCGGCGGCCTTCGCCGGCTGGACGGCGATCGACCGCCTCCTCGACCCGCGCCCGGTCCAGCACGTCCCGGCGGTCGCCGTGGCGGCCCTCGTGGGGTTCGCGGGCAACGAGTGGGTGGCCCGCTACCGCATCCGCGTCGGCCGTGCGATCGGTTCCGCCGCGCTGGTCGCCGACGGACTGCACGCCCGCACCGACGGCTTCACCTCACTGGCCGTGCTGCTGGGCGCCGGCGGGTCGGCCCTGGGCTGGCAACTGGCCGACCCGATCGTCGGGCTGGCGATCACGGCGGCGATCGCGCTGGTGCTGCGGGACGCGGCGCGGGAGGTGTTCCGCCGGGTGATGGACGCGGTCGACCCGGCCCTGGTGGACCGGGCCGAGCGGGCACTGACCGAGGTCGCCGGGGTGCGCGGGGTGGGTGAGCTGCGGCTGCGCTGGATCGGTCACCGGCTGCGCGCCGAGGTCGCGGTCGTGGTGGACGGTGACGTGACCGTACGTCAGGCCCACCGCATCGCGGTCGACGCCGAGCACGCCCTGCTGCACGCCGTGCCCCGCCTCACCGCGGCCCTGGTCCACGCCGACCCGGAACCGGCCCCGGGGGAGACCGACCCGCATCTGCCGCTGGCCCACCACGCGGTGGCGTAG
- a CDS encoding ArsR/SmtB family transcription factor yields the protein MSARMHLSAAHDAHPRSPGEEQFALAAELLGLLGDRTRLALLHALAGGEADVTTLTETCGAARPAVSQHLARLRLAGLVNTRKQGRRVIYSLRDGHLRRLVDEALNVADHRLTDRPVHD from the coding sequence ATGAGCGCACGCATGCACCTGTCAGCTGCGCACGATGCGCATCCGCGCAGCCCCGGCGAGGAACAGTTCGCGCTCGCCGCCGAACTCCTGGGCCTGCTCGGCGACCGCACCCGCCTCGCCCTGCTGCACGCATTGGCCGGGGGAGAGGCCGACGTCACGACCCTCACGGAGACGTGCGGGGCGGCCCGGCCCGCCGTCAGCCAGCACCTGGCGCGACTGCGTCTCGCGGGCCTGGTGAACACGCGCAAGCAAGGCCGCCGGGTGATCTACTCGCTCCGCGACGGCCATCTGCGCCGGCTCGTCGACGAGGCGCTGAACGTGGCCGACCACCGGCTCACCGACCGGCCCGTCCACGACTGA
- a CDS encoding 4-hydroxybenzoate 3-monooxygenase, whose product MTHAFPPPDSGAPQRFPVVVVGAGPAGLTVGNILRAASVDCLVLEAESREFIEQRPRAGVMEEWAVRGLEKRGLARNLLDRAELHTACEFRFDGERYRFPYGELTGSHHFVYPQPLLVTDLVREYADVRGGQIRFGVRDVRVHDIDTDQPSVSYTCPETGEHRVVHCDFVAGCDGARGVTRAALPPERVRVARHDYGIGWLALLAEAPPSADCVLFGCHANGFAGQMPRSPEVTRYYLQCPPGDDPENWPHERVWAELQERLGASGVPPLTEGRLIEKRVLDMHDYVAEPMVSGRLFLAGDAAHLVAPIAAKGMNLALHDAFLLGDALVAHLTGGDDSGLGGYAEACLRRVWDYQEFSQWLSEVFHGSAAGDAFRAGTTLARLRRLFTSRAAAAAFAEQYLGTAAQY is encoded by the coding sequence ATGACCCACGCCTTTCCTCCTCCGGACTCCGGCGCCCCGCAACGCTTCCCAGTCGTTGTCGTGGGCGCCGGTCCCGCTGGGCTGACCGTCGGCAACATCCTGCGGGCCGCGTCCGTGGACTGCCTGGTGCTGGAGGCCGAGAGCCGGGAGTTCATCGAACAGCGGCCCCGGGCCGGAGTCATGGAGGAATGGGCCGTGCGGGGCCTGGAGAAGCGCGGCCTCGCCCGGAACCTGCTGGACCGCGCGGAACTGCACACCGCGTGCGAGTTCCGCTTCGACGGCGAGCGGTACCGGTTCCCCTACGGTGAGCTGACGGGCAGTCACCACTTCGTCTATCCACAGCCGTTGCTCGTGACGGACCTGGTGCGCGAGTACGCCGACGTACGCGGCGGACAGATCCGCTTCGGGGTCCGGGACGTGCGGGTGCACGACATCGACACCGACCAGCCGTCCGTGTCGTACACGTGCCCGGAGACGGGTGAACACCGCGTCGTGCACTGCGACTTCGTGGCCGGCTGCGACGGGGCGCGCGGAGTGACGCGGGCCGCTCTGCCGCCGGAGCGGGTCCGGGTCGCGCGGCACGACTACGGCATCGGCTGGCTGGCCCTGCTCGCCGAGGCCCCGCCGTCCGCCGACTGCGTGCTGTTCGGCTGCCACGCCAACGGGTTCGCCGGGCAGATGCCCCGCAGCCCGGAGGTGACCCGCTACTACCTCCAGTGCCCGCCGGGCGACGACCCGGAGAACTGGCCGCACGAGCGCGTCTGGGCGGAGCTCCAGGAGCGGCTCGGGGCGTCCGGTGTGCCGCCGCTGACCGAGGGGCGGCTGATCGAGAAGCGCGTGCTGGACATGCACGACTACGTGGCCGAGCCGATGGTGTCCGGCCGGCTCTTCCTCGCCGGTGACGCGGCCCATCTGGTCGCGCCGATCGCCGCCAAGGGCATGAACCTCGCGCTGCACGACGCCTTCCTGCTCGGCGACGCCCTGGTGGCCCACCTGACCGGCGGCGACGACAGCGGCCTCGGCGGCTATGCGGAGGCGTGCCTGCGGCGGGTGTGGGACTACCAGGAGTTCTCGCAGTGGCTGTCCGAGGTGTTCCACGGCTCGGCGGCCGGCGACGCGTTCCGCGCGGGCACCACGCTCGCCCGGCTGCGCCGCCTTTTCACCTCGCGGGCGGCCGCCGCCGCGTTCGCCGAGCAGTACCTGGGGACGGCAGCGCAGTACTGA
- a CDS encoding APC family permease yields the protein MVSVDQAAAGVKGGPGGLRRDVGLIGLMWASVGSIIGSGWLYGAEKAVVAAGPAAILSWLIGAVAIVLLALVHAELGGMFPVAGGTARYPHYAFGGLAGMSFGWFSWLQAATVAPIEVEAMIGYAGHWHWAQGFQHPKDGTLTAGGFVVAVVLMAVFVVINFLGVRLLAHTNSAATWWKVAVPLAAIFIIAAGNFHPGNFTEHGFAPFGAHGVLSAVSSSGIIFALLGFEQAIQLAGESRDPARDLPRATLGSVAIGAAIYVLLQVVFIAALPLASFAHGWTKLDYPGISGPWAGLATLLGLGWLSVVLYLDAVVSPGGTGLIYTTATSRVSYGLARNGYAPKIFTRTDARGVPWFGLIVSFVTGVVCFLPFPSWQQLVGFITSASVLMYAGAPLAYGVFADRLPHRERPYRLPGGNVISPLSFVVANLIIYWSTWDTLWRLGVAIVLGYVLLGGYAWYATRKGLPDAPRLDWRAAQWLPVYLLGMGVISWQGGFGGQGHIGLWWDILVIAVFSLAIYYWARASASRPAEIERSIGEVAVTEAPAH from the coding sequence ATGGTGAGCGTCGACCAGGCAGCAGCGGGGGTAAAGGGGGGTCCGGGCGGACTGCGCCGGGACGTCGGACTGATCGGGCTCATGTGGGCGTCGGTCGGTTCCATCATCGGCTCCGGCTGGTTGTACGGCGCCGAGAAGGCGGTCGTGGCGGCCGGCCCCGCGGCGATCCTTTCGTGGCTGATCGGCGCGGTCGCGATCGTGCTGCTCGCCCTGGTGCACGCGGAACTGGGCGGCATGTTCCCGGTCGCGGGCGGCACGGCACGGTATCCGCACTACGCCTTCGGCGGACTGGCCGGCATGTCCTTCGGCTGGTTCTCCTGGCTCCAGGCGGCGACCGTGGCACCGATCGAGGTCGAGGCCATGATCGGCTACGCCGGGCACTGGCACTGGGCGCAGGGCTTCCAGCACCCGAAGGACGGGACGCTGACGGCCGGCGGGTTCGTCGTCGCCGTGGTCCTCATGGCCGTGTTCGTCGTCATCAACTTCCTCGGCGTGCGGCTCCTGGCGCACACCAACAGCGCCGCCACCTGGTGGAAGGTGGCCGTGCCGCTCGCCGCGATCTTCATCATCGCGGCCGGCAACTTCCACCCGGGCAACTTCACCGAGCACGGCTTCGCCCCGTTCGGCGCCCACGGCGTGCTGAGCGCCGTCAGTTCCAGCGGCATCATCTTCGCCCTGCTGGGCTTCGAGCAGGCGATCCAGCTTGCGGGCGAGAGCCGCGACCCGGCGCGTGACCTGCCCCGTGCGACGCTCGGCTCGGTCGCCATCGGAGCCGCGATCTACGTCCTGCTCCAGGTCGTCTTCATCGCCGCCCTGCCGCTGGCCTCCTTCGCGCACGGCTGGACCAAGCTCGACTACCCCGGCATCAGCGGCCCTTGGGCGGGACTGGCCACGCTGCTGGGGCTCGGCTGGCTGAGCGTGGTGCTGTATCTGGACGCGGTCGTCTCTCCGGGCGGCACCGGCCTGATCTACACCACCGCCACCTCCCGCGTCTCCTACGGCCTGGCCCGCAACGGCTACGCGCCGAAGATCTTCACGCGCACCGACGCGCGCGGCGTGCCGTGGTTCGGGCTCATCGTCTCCTTCGTGACCGGCGTGGTCTGCTTCCTGCCGTTCCCGAGCTGGCAGCAGCTCGTCGGCTTCATCACCTCGGCGAGCGTGCTGATGTACGCGGGCGCCCCGCTGGCGTACGGCGTCTTCGCGGACCGGCTGCCGCACCGCGAACGGCCCTACCGCCTGCCCGGCGGGAACGTCATCTCCCCGCTGTCGTTCGTCGTGGCCAACCTCATCATCTACTGGTCGACCTGGGACACCCTGTGGCGGCTCGGCGTGGCCATCGTCCTCGGCTACGTCCTGCTGGGCGGATACGCCTGGTACGCCACCCGCAAGGGCCTGCCCGACGCACCCCGGCTCGACTGGAGGGCCGCCCAGTGGCTGCCGGTCTACCTGCTGGGCATGGGCGTCATCTCCTGGCAGGGCGGCTTCGGCGGTCAGGGACACATCGGACTGTGGTGGGACATCCTGGTCATCGCGGTGTTCTCCCTGGCGATCTACTACTGGGCCCGGGCGTCGGCGTCCCGGCCGGCGGAGATCGAGCGGAGCATCGGGGAGGTGGCCGTCACCGAGGCGCCCGCCCACTGA
- a CDS encoding CoA-binding protein, translating into MYGDEATVRKILTELGDTWAVVGLSSNRRRAAYGVAEVLQRYGKRVVPVHPKAETVHGEKGYACLADIPFDVDVVDVFVNSDLAGAVADEAVAKGAKAVWFQLGVIDEAAYDRTRAAGVEMVMDRCPAIEIPRLPHHRVQNP; encoded by the coding sequence GTGTACGGCGACGAGGCAACGGTCCGCAAGATCCTCACCGAACTCGGCGACACCTGGGCCGTGGTCGGCCTGTCGTCGAACCGGCGGCGCGCGGCGTACGGCGTCGCCGAGGTGCTGCAGCGCTACGGCAAGCGCGTCGTGCCGGTGCATCCCAAGGCGGAGACGGTACACGGCGAGAAGGGGTACGCCTGCCTCGCGGACATCCCCTTCGACGTGGACGTCGTGGACGTGTTCGTGAACAGCGATCTCGCCGGAGCGGTCGCCGACGAGGCGGTCGCAAAGGGCGCGAAGGCCGTGTGGTTCCAGCTCGGCGTCATCGACGAGGCGGCGTACGACCGGACCCGCGCCGCGGGCGTGGAGATGGTGATGGACCGCTGCCCGGCGATCGAGATCCCACGACTCCCTCATCACCGCGTACAGAATCCCTGA
- a CDS encoding ABC transporter substrate-binding protein — translation MPLARPARAAVLLAAGSLLLTGCGDSRATTAKAAVTLDNCGREVRVEAPPKHAVSLNQGTTEILLSLGLADRLAGTATWTDPVMKGLEKANAKVPRIADDNPSFERVLAADPDFVAASFVSTLGEGGVATREQFEKLGVPTYVSPSDCAGKDNSGDGDGARDKALGIDTIYGEVRDLATVFGVPERGDKLVASLQRRMAKATRGIHASDVTLLYWFANSESPYMAGCCGAPGIITRALGAKNVFDDTHEEWPQINWETVADRDPDVLVIGDLTRRSQTAESAAKKIAFLESNPVTRNMDAVRHKRYVLLSGQAMNPTIRTVEGVEQVAAGLREFGLVK, via the coding sequence GTGCCCCTCGCCCGACCTGCCCGTGCCGCCGTCCTGCTCGCGGCCGGCTCCCTGCTCCTGACCGGCTGCGGCGACTCGCGGGCCACCACGGCGAAAGCCGCAGTCACGCTCGACAACTGCGGCCGCGAGGTGCGCGTGGAGGCCCCGCCGAAGCACGCCGTCTCCCTCAACCAGGGCACCACCGAGATCCTGCTCTCCCTCGGCCTCGCCGACCGTCTCGCGGGCACCGCCACCTGGACCGACCCCGTGATGAAGGGGCTGGAGAAGGCCAATGCGAAGGTGCCGCGCATCGCCGACGACAACCCGTCCTTCGAACGGGTCCTGGCCGCCGACCCCGACTTCGTCGCGGCCTCCTTCGTCTCCACCCTCGGCGAGGGCGGGGTCGCCACCCGCGAGCAGTTCGAGAAGCTCGGCGTCCCCACGTACGTCTCCCCGTCCGACTGCGCCGGCAAGGACAACTCCGGTGACGGTGACGGTGCGCGCGACAAGGCGCTGGGCATCGACACCATCTACGGCGAAGTACGCGACCTGGCGACCGTGTTCGGGGTGCCGGAACGGGGCGACAAGCTCGTGGCCTCCCTGCAGCGGCGCATGGCGAAGGCCACGCGGGGCATCCACGCCTCCGACGTCACCCTCCTGTACTGGTTCGCCAACTCCGAGTCCCCCTACATGGCGGGCTGTTGCGGCGCGCCCGGCATCATCACCCGGGCCCTCGGCGCGAAGAACGTCTTCGACGACACGCACGAGGAGTGGCCGCAGATCAACTGGGAGACGGTCGCCGACCGCGACCCCGACGTCCTCGTCATCGGCGACCTCACCCGCAGGTCGCAGACCGCCGAGTCGGCCGCGAAGAAGATCGCCTTCCTGGAGTCCAACCCGGTGACCAGGAACATGGACGCGGTCAGGCACAAGCGGTACGTGCTGCTCAGCGGGCAGGCCATGAACCCCACCATCCGCACGGTCGAGGGCGTGGAACAGGTCGCCGCCGGACTGCGCGAGTTCGGGCTCGTGAAGTGA
- a CDS encoding FecCD family ABC transporter permease — MTVRGLALGTGGALLLAASLALAITVGPADIRIADVWSVVAAHLGLGSSDLTPIRDGIVWQLRLPRTLLAAVCGAGLAVCGAVMQSLLRNPLADPFVLGVSSGASTGAVVVVVLGVGGGTVSVSAGAFLGALVSFALVLLLSHTLGGTTDRVVLAGVAAMQLFSALTSFVVMTAADAETTRGVLFWLLGSLGGAGWTDVWLCLAVLAVTLVVCLSYARTLDAFAFGQDAAAALGVSVARTRLVLLCVTALLTAALVSSAGAIGFVGLVLPHAARALAGPGHARLLPVTALAGAVFLVWVDTLARTVLDPQEVPVGVVTSLIGVPAFVVVLYRTRSVR; from the coding sequence GTGACCGTCCGCGGGCTCGCGCTCGGCACCGGAGGGGCCCTCCTGCTGGCCGCCTCCCTGGCCCTGGCGATCACCGTCGGCCCCGCCGACATCAGGATCGCGGACGTCTGGTCCGTCGTCGCCGCCCACCTCGGCCTCGGCAGTTCGGACCTGACGCCGATCCGCGACGGTATCGTCTGGCAGCTGCGGCTGCCGCGCACGCTGCTCGCGGCCGTGTGCGGGGCCGGACTCGCCGTGTGCGGGGCGGTGATGCAGTCGCTGCTGCGCAACCCGCTCGCCGACCCGTTCGTGCTCGGGGTGTCCTCCGGCGCCTCCACCGGCGCGGTCGTGGTCGTCGTCCTGGGTGTCGGCGGCGGTACGGTCTCGGTCTCCGCGGGCGCGTTCCTCGGCGCCCTGGTGTCCTTCGCGCTGGTGCTGCTGCTCAGCCACACCCTCGGCGGCACCACCGACCGGGTCGTCCTCGCGGGCGTCGCCGCCATGCAGCTCTTCTCCGCGCTCACCTCCTTCGTCGTGATGACCGCCGCGGACGCCGAGACGACCCGGGGCGTGCTGTTCTGGCTCCTCGGCTCGCTCGGGGGTGCGGGCTGGACCGACGTGTGGCTGTGCCTGGCCGTCCTGGCCGTGACGCTGGTGGTGTGCCTGTCGTACGCCCGTACTCTCGACGCCTTCGCCTTCGGGCAGGACGCGGCGGCCGCGCTCGGGGTGTCCGTGGCCCGTACCCGACTGGTGCTGCTGTGCGTCACGGCCCTGCTCACGGCCGCGCTGGTCAGTTCGGCCGGGGCGATCGGCTTCGTCGGGCTGGTCCTGCCGCACGCCGCGCGGGCCCTGGCCGGTCCCGGGCACGCCCGGCTGCTGCCGGTCACCGCGCTCGCCGGAGCGGTGTTCCTGGTATGGGTGGACACCCTCGCCCGTACGGTGCTGGATCCCCAGGAGGTGCCGGTGGGAGTCGTGACGTCGCTGATCGGGGTGCCGGCGTTCGTGGTGGTGCTGTACCGGACGCGGAGTGTGCGGTGA
- a CDS encoding ABC transporter ATP-binding protein, translating into MSGAGLRADRVGRRADGRLILDGVVLAPETGSTVGVLGPNGSGKSTLLRLLAGLLTPTAGVVTLDGTPLGDLPRRTVARRLAVVEQQADTQVELTVADVVRLGRVPHRRAWTAGSADDERAVREALGRTGLADRAEQPWHTLSGGERQRVQIARALAQEPRELLLDEPTNHLDIHHQLDLLALVTGLPVTTVVALHDLNLAAMYCDELVVLSAGRVVAGGAPGDVLTEELIAEVYGVRAAVSREGPEQRPHVRFLGTLG; encoded by the coding sequence GTGTCCGGTGCCGGGCTGCGGGCCGACCGGGTCGGTCGCCGTGCCGACGGGCGCCTCATCCTCGACGGTGTCGTCCTCGCGCCGGAGACCGGTTCCACCGTCGGCGTGCTCGGCCCCAACGGCTCCGGCAAGTCCACGCTGCTGCGGCTGCTGGCCGGGTTGCTCACCCCGACCGCCGGAGTCGTCACCCTCGACGGAACGCCGCTGGGCGACCTGCCCCGCCGTACCGTCGCCCGCCGCCTCGCCGTGGTCGAGCAGCAGGCCGACACGCAGGTCGAGTTGACGGTCGCGGACGTCGTACGGCTGGGCCGCGTGCCGCACCGCCGGGCCTGGACTGCCGGCTCGGCGGACGACGAACGGGCCGTGCGCGAGGCCCTGGGGCGCACCGGCCTCGCCGACCGGGCCGAGCAGCCCTGGCACACCCTCTCGGGCGGGGAGCGCCAGCGGGTGCAGATCGCCCGCGCGCTCGCCCAGGAACCCCGCGAACTCCTCCTGGACGAGCCCACCAACCACCTCGACATCCACCACCAGCTCGATCTGCTCGCCCTGGTCACCGGACTGCCGGTCACCACCGTCGTCGCCCTGCACGACCTCAACCTCGCGGCGATGTACTGCGACGAGCTCGTCGTCCTGAGCGCGGGGCGGGTCGTGGCGGGCGGCGCTCCGGGCGATGTCCTGACGGAGGAACTCATCGCCGAGGTGTACGGGGTGCGGGCCGCCGTCAGCCGTGAAGGCCCTGAGCAGCGGCCACACGTGCGGTTCCTGGGGACGCTGGGCTGA
- a CDS encoding SixA phosphatase family protein produces MMERAGGGPLRRLVVLRHAKSAWPLDVADHERPLAPRGRRDAPAAGRALAEADSLPDLALCSTAVRARRTWELAAAEWGTPPPVRFDRRLYAASPAGLLAVVHEVSAEVETLLLIGHNPGLEELVLALAGDGLDDTLERVRTKFPTSAIAVLSWYGTTWRALTPGSALLTSMTVPRGAKR; encoded by the coding sequence ATGATGGAACGCGCCGGAGGCGGCCCGCTGCGCCGCCTGGTCGTGCTGCGGCACGCCAAGTCCGCCTGGCCCCTGGACGTCGCCGACCACGAGCGCCCGCTCGCCCCGCGCGGCCGCCGCGACGCCCCCGCGGCCGGGCGGGCCCTGGCCGAGGCCGACAGCCTGCCCGACCTCGCGCTGTGCTCCACCGCCGTACGCGCCCGCCGGACCTGGGAACTGGCCGCCGCCGAGTGGGGCACGCCCCCGCCGGTCCGGTTCGACCGGCGCCTGTACGCCGCGAGCCCCGCCGGTCTGCTGGCCGTCGTGCACGAGGTGTCCGCCGAGGTGGAGACGCTGCTGCTGATCGGGCACAACCCGGGTCTGGAGGAACTCGTCCTGGCGCTCGCCGGTGACGGCCTCGACGACACCCTGGAGCGGGTCCGCACCAAGTTCCCGACCTCGGCCATCGCCGTACTGTCCTGGTACGGCACGACCTGGCGGGCCCTCACCCCCGGCTCGGCGCTGCTCACCTCCATGACCGTGCCCCGGGGCGCGAAGAGGTAG